From Xyrauchen texanus isolate HMW12.3.18 chromosome 9, RBS_HiC_50CHRs, whole genome shotgun sequence, the proteins below share one genomic window:
- the kcnmb2 gene encoding calcium-activated potassium channel subunit beta-2: MFFVKGAKTTRVTQEKRIIHKSLWGNELKDKRRTETALKAGEDRAILLGLGMVLSSVMMYFVICITMVRAYADSVLTDETTCTFLNSTLTKDINCSYSCGSDCWKISKYPCLQVYVSLNATGRIGLLSHNEEMLDVSTECFYVPKCQKDHTALRVLIQNISEHLKMHQQVTCYHDSSEHQGSILLNRLYGSTSVFHSLFWPSSMLSGGTLIILMVKLTRYLSILCEQIGKVPK, from the exons ATGTTCTTTGTGAAGGGGGCTAAAACAACAAGAGTCACCCAGGAAAAAAG GATAATTCATAAGAGTCTTTGGGGAAATGAGCTGAAGGACAAGAGAAGAACAGAAACTGCTCTGAAGGCTGGGGAGGACAGGGCTATACTGCTGGGGCTGGGGATGGTGCTCAGCTCTGTTATGATGTACTTTGTCATCTGCATCACCATGGTGCGTGCTTACGCAGACAG cGTATTGACAGATGAGACCACCTGCACTTTTCTAAACTCCACACTCACAAAGGATATCAATTGTTCATACAGCTGCGGCTCAGACTGCTGGAAAATCTCTAAGTACCCCTGTCTGCAGGTCTATGTCAGCCTGAATGCAACTGGACGCATTGGACTACTATCTCACAATGAGGAGATGCTGGATGTCAGCACTGAG TGTTTTTATGTGCCAAAATGCCAGAAGGACCACACAGCCCTGCGTGTTCTGATCCAGAATATTTCTGAACATCTAAAGATGCACCAGCAGGTCACGTGTTACCATGACTCCAGTGAGCATCAGGGCAGCATCCTTCTGAACCGCTTGTATGGAAGCACTTCAGTATTCCACTCTCTCTTCTGGCCCTCCAGCATGCTGTCTGGAGGAACCCTAATCATCCTTATGGTCAAGCTCACTCGATACCTCTCCATACTGTGTGAACAAATTGGCAAAGTCCCAAAGTGA